Genomic DNA from Urocitellus parryii isolate mUroPar1 chromosome 5, mUroPar1.hap1, whole genome shotgun sequence:
ATCCCTCCTCCGGGCCCCTGGCCCTGTGTCCCCtcgacacacacacacgccagtGTACACATACCTCTCAGCACACCCAGTACGTGTCCTGAGAACATAGGGAGCTGTCTGAAGGTTCTTCCTTCCCACGTGCCCCCCGTGCACTTATACACGACACTTGCCACATGTGTGGTGTTTCTGCGTGCAGATACCTGTGCAGAAATGTTTGGGGCCTGGGGGGTCTGCTCTCCAGCCCCATCAGGCAGTCAGAGTTGTGTTCATGTTACAGACTTTTGGGACACAGCAGGCCAGGAGCGCTTCCAGAGCATGCATGCTTCCTACTACCACAAGGCCCACGCCTGCATCATGGTATGAGACCAGCTGGGGAGTAGACAAAGGCTCTGGGCTGTTCTGCCCTGAGGGGGAAGGGAGCGAGGGGCTCAGCAGTCCTGGGCCCTCCTAACCAAGCTGGTTCCTGTGGGAGAGGGGATCGGAACCTCCTGGATGCTTCAGAGCACACATGCTTCCTGGAGTTTCCAAGTGAGATATGCCAGGTAAGCTTGCCTCAGGTGGGAATGGGTAGAGGAAAGGTGAAGAACTTTGATTCCAGGGTGAGCAGCACCCTCAGGGCTCCCGTAGCTTTTTGTACCACCCAGCCTTCCAGCCCTGCCTTCCACTTAGTGGCTACCTGTAGTATGCACAGACTCACCCTCAGCCTGAGTGGCTATCACTTACCCATAAGGAGCAGCAACAGAGGACACGCAGAAGGAGTTGgtcaccctccctctcccttcagcTCCTCCCCAGTTCACAGCCACCCCTGGTGTTGTCATTGGAGGTTCTCTTTCCCCTGTGCACCCACTTCTGGCACGTGGGCTCTGTGCTGTGCGCATGCAGGTGCCAGTGGGCAAAGACCCAAATGCTGCTGCAGGAGCCTAGCAGCTGGCCACACTGTGGTGAGAACAGGAgtctcctctcctgccctctggTAAGAAAGGGCTTGTCACCAGACTCCTCCTGCAGTGCCTTAGGTACAGAACCTTTAGGATTTCCTAGAGTTTTAATCCTGATAACTAATGGTACTAAACAAGAATGGTGCCAAAGTCTGTCTGTCAAGAACCCAGAAGTTTACTTctagctgttgagagccacaaacaagtcaagatggcgcctggcactttgccaggaggagtgatttgagaagtaatgccagcgagacatgaagatgatgttaattgagttaacgagccattaagatgatagagattccttattggctaattgctgtatctggatgatgttaattgaaacaagctgtgtatagtcagttaagtgtatatatacctctgctgtcctacaataaGGCAGCTcccgctgtatcaaccttcacaagttgcttgtcactcccccccccccccccccccgttattttgcccagcccagctggactgcggcacctAGCCATCTCAGCTTCAGTCCTCTCACTTCTCTCTCTGGAAGTAGCCTTCTGCTTGTGGCACATCATTGGCTCCTCTCAGACCCTCTTCTAAGGGTGTTGGCCTGGGCTCCCACTCTGTGGCACATGCTCACACTTCACTGAGTCACCTAGGTGGAGTACAGAGATGTCGACATACCAGAACTGTCTTCTGTATCTTTTGCAGGTGTTTGATGTGCAGAGGAGAGTCACCTATAAAAACCTGAGTACCTGGTATGCAGAGCTTCGGGAATTCAGGCCAGAGATCCCATGCATCGTGGTAGCCAACAAAATTGATGGTGGGCCATCCCTGCACCTGGGTGACAGTGATGCATGGGACCCATCTCCatgtttcctctcctctcctaggGCAGGCAGCCGTCAGCAGTTTGTCCTCCCTTCCCAGTAAGGATGTCAGCTGAGCCATCCTTGCCCTCTTCCTAAGACACAGAGGATACAACCCTGATCACCTCTGCCCCACTTTGTGGCACAGGGCCCCCACTGACCCTCcagtcccctctcctttcccctggACAGACAGGCCAATGCCCTACTTCTCTCTGCAGCAGATATAAATGTGACCCAAAAAAGCTTCAATTTTGCCAGGAAGTTCTCTCTGCCCCTGTACTTTGTCTCAGCTGCTGATGGTACCAATGTCGTGAAGGTAATGGGAGTCTACCAAAGCAATCCAATGACGGGGCTGGAAGAGTCAGGTGGCAGTcacagggaggctgggaaggaaaGGGATGAGAGGACAGGGCCAgtgagtgtgcacatgtgcaGGGAAGGGAGGATGTGGTGGCCTGGGCTTGATGAGGCACAAATGCATTGGCCTTGCATGGGTTGGGGTTAGGAGAATTTGAGGATGAGTTGGCCGATGGTAGGGTTGGGTTTAAGGCCTTCCTGCCCACTGCCACACTTTGCTTCCATCTCCATCCCCTCCAGCTCTTCAATGATGCAATTCGATTAGCTGTATCTTACAAACAGAATTCCCAGGA
This window encodes:
- the Rabl2b gene encoding rab-like protein 2B isoform X1 produces the protein MAGDTTKPCELDQEKYDADDNVKIICLGDSAVGKSKLMERFLMNGFQPQQLSTYALTLYKHTATVDGKTILVDFWDTAGQERFQSMHASYYHKAHACIMVFDVQRRVTYKNLSTWYAELREFRPEIPCIVVANKIDADINVTQKSFNFARKFSLPLYFVSAADGTNVVKLFNDAIRLAVSYKQNSQDFMDEVLQELENFKLEQKEEDAPDQDQSSRIENPSPS
- the Rabl2b gene encoding rab-like protein 2B isoform X2, which codes for MAGDTTKPCELDQEKYDADDNVKIICLGDSAVGKSKLMERFLMNGFQPQQLSTYALTLYKHTATVDGKTILVDFWDTAGQERFQSMHASYYHKAHACIMVFDVQRRVTYKNLSTWYAELREFRPEIPCIVVANKIDDINVTQKSFNFARKFSLPLYFVSAADGTNVVKLFNDAIRLAVSYKQNSQDFMDEVLQELENFKLEQKEEDAPDQDQSSRIENPSPS
- the Rabl2b gene encoding rab-like protein 2B isoform X3 — translated: MHASYYHKAHACIMVFDVQRRVTYKNLSTWYAELREFRPEIPCIVVANKIDADINVTQKSFNFARKFSLPLYFVSAADGTNVVKLFNDAIRLAVSYKQNSQDFMDEVLQELENFKLEQKEEDAPDQDQSSRIENPSPS